The DNA region CCGTTGAACACGATGTGGTTGAAACTACAGCTCTCAGCATGTGGTTAGAGATGCAGTTTCTTAGTAGTGTGAGATTATGAGCAATAAAAAAGCAGCCATTCGTTCTGCTCACCACATGCCATAGAGATTGCTCTATggaaaatacataataataaatcattgttAATGCAGTTTAACCAGTCCAAAAGCAATGACATGCTTGCAAATCAGGCAAAAAGAGAAATTACTAGTAAAAATTAAGTGATTAAGTGAAAATCAAAGCATACAAGACGAATTTAACGAGAGACAGAAGTAAAACTCAATTTTGTATTGAAAATTATTACTAAGGATGGAGAATTATACAACGATTTCTTGAGTATTTCAATAAAATCAATATGTTTCAAAGTTATTGCAAATTAccaatatgtatattttaatatttcagtatttacTCTTTCAGTTTTAAATATTCAGTATTGCTGTGctggagtgggcggagctaaagagCTCATTAGTCATGATATGCTCACTGTgattctctgattggtggaatgtTCAGCATAGCatcatgggaaatgtagttttttcagcatgaatttaAGTGTTAGAACAGCGTTCATTTATAACCAGCTCTTAGagctgtgtttctcaaccacgttccaggaggaccaccagcactgcatgtttcagGTGTCTCCTTTGTCACACCATTCACAGGTCTTCTCTGCTGATGAGCTGATGATccgaatcaggtgtgtttggttaaggagacaggGCAGATACGCAGAGGTGGtgctcctccaggaacatggttgagaaacactgtcttTGAGCTTTGCTTTTATGCAGATTGTATTCAATATGCTGTTAAATGTCTCTTGATGACTTTAATTGAGAAGTCTTCTGCTGTATTTTGTGCTTTCTCTACTAATTGGTTGTAATTCGAGCACCCTGTATATCTGCTCTTAATAATCGAATGCTAATAACGATCCTGAACTGCTCAGGATTAGGGCTCTGTCAGAGACAATCAGGGACTGTGTGAAATATGACATGACCACAGTTTGACCATGCTGAGGAGCAATTTTGATgtacttcatgttttttttaaaacttctAGTGTGAATGaaaacacagatatatatatatatatatatatatatatatatatatatatatatatatatatatatatatatatatatattatgtactgATATATCTTTAATAAACTGACGTACAAAGCCCAGGATGTCTTTTTTGGATGAATAGATTTATATGTTATCGGAGAGCTAAATAAATAAGGTTAGTTGGGATTGAATAATAATAGAACTatatgaaaatctggaatctgagggttaaaaaaacatctaaatattgaGGAAAACAGTTTTAAAGTTGTGCAAATTAAGGTCATAGCAATGCATGTTCCCAATCAAGCAATCTATATTACATCAAACAACTTTTCATATATTTATGataggaaatttacaaaaaaatgtctTCAAATAACAAGATCTtaatattctatttatttttggcataaaattattcattttaccTCAAAAAGTCTATTGTTGGCTATTCTTACAAATATATCAGTGCAATATaaggtccagggtcacaaatggaTCAGTGTAGACATGacttaaatgtattaattctattaatttatttcctttatttattgaTAAATGTGCAGCATgtgatcagccaatcagattccagGAGCAGAACTGCTTTACATAAACATTATAAGTGCAAGTGCCTTTTGAATACTCTTCACTTGTGTATGAATAAACTCACAGCGGATGCTTCTTGGACAAATGCAAAAACCACATGTGCAGCACATGCACAGATATTTAGCATCCAACAGTCAGAGATTCATGATACGAGATTAGCCAGATTTATTTCCTCTTTAATGGTGTCCAAATTAagctcttagcaatgcatattaccaaagtccctttaggtcaagtcatttcactcagcggccgtatgctcgggcattctgtttgaatggggaaattctccaaaactacttggCAAGCTTCCCATTACAATTCATATTAGGAATAACCAATAAAACTAAATAAcagctgtctctttagtttcatttctaaatgtctaaatcacacaaaatctgcagaaactcacgtctggtccgagcccctcccccagagtatCGTCGGCctatagcgattgatgattggctcctgtacttgtGTTGCTTTATTCACCATGTTGACCGTTACACTTTcccattcaaaaagatacgaATGACATGTATTGTGTATTTTAAAGTCTTtgatattactaatcaaaaactgATATTTTAATATACGATACGATACGATATATACGATACGATATTTTACGATACAAAATGTCTTCACGGTACAACATTTTAGTGCCACGttgaaaaaaaatagtaaaaatctaAAAGTTAAAAGATGCAAGTTGTaatattttgagaataaagtatatatatatatatatatatatatatatatatatatatatatatatatatatatatatacacacacacacacacacacacactcaacggccactttattaggtacacctgtccaactgctcttagCACAAATTTGTATTCAGCCAATcccatggcagcagctcactgcatttaagcatgtagacatgatcaagacgatctgctgcagttcaaactgagcatcagaatggggaagaaaggggatttaagagactttgaacgtggcatggttgttgctgccagacggaggagaatggccagactggttccagctgatagaaaggcaacagtaactcaaataagcactcgatacaaccgagctctgcagaagagcatctctgaacacacaacacggccaaccttgaggcggatgggctacagcagcagaagagcacaccgggtgccgctcctgtcagctaagaacaggaaactgaggctacaattcacacagactcaccaaaactggacaatagaagattggagaaacgttgctgctctgatgagtctccatttctgctgacacattcggatgctcggctcacaatctggcctcaacaacatgaaagcatggatcatcctgccttgtatcagcggttcaggctggtggtggtggtgtaatggtgtgggggagattttctttgggtccattagtaccaattgagcatcaacgccacagcctacctgagtattgctgctgaccatgtccatccctttatgagcacagtgtctccatcttctgatggctacttccagcaggataatgcagcatgtcataaagctcaatcatctcagactggtttcttgaacatgacgaagagttcactgtacttaaatggcctccacagtcaccagagctcaatccaatagagcagctttgggatgtggtggaacgggagattggcatcatggatgtgcagccgacaaatctgcagcaactgtgtgatgctatcatgacaatatggagcaaaaaagtaataaatgacagaacatgATGTTTTTTCATAGTATTCTACTGATTTCTTGGCATAATAAAATGATAGTTTGACTCTGTGTTCTGTTGGATATTTTTGCAAATATACTCGTGCAACATCAAAAACGTAACAGGCGAAACACTGCACTGCTCACAGTTTTATTGCATGTTTTCAAAAACGTGCAATGTTTACATCATGActgttcagccaatcagattccacGACCAGAACTGCTGTGTGTACATACACTTATAAAACAAAAGtaagtaaaacattttaagtGCAAGTATCTTTTACATCTTTAATCACTTTTATATGAATCAAAACGCTTgaaggaaaatgcaaataaacataTGTACACAATATGTCCAGGTCACTAGCATCATGACCAGATTTCAGTGTTTTACCAGACGAAGGCGGCTCTCTCTCTCAGCATCCGCACACCGAAGCGCTGCCACTCGCGCTGGTGGATCCAGAGCTCCTGTGTGGTGTCCAAACACGCCAGCACCGAGCCTcccttccacacacacactcgagcGTCCGTGTCCTGTGCAAAACATTAACGTTATATCACTATATATTACACACACGCGCTCTCACTCATACtcaaaacactcacacactctcatacactctctttctctctctcacacacacacacacacaccttgggTCGTGTGATGACGTCTACGCTCTCCACCATGCATCTAAACGAAGGCGGCATCTTGTTGAGGATGCGATGCTGCAGGAACTCCTGCGCTCCGTGAAACAGCAGCCCGCCGCCGACCACCAGAATACAGCTGTACATCTTACGCTTCGTCTCGTCCGACgctgtgaaaacacacacacacacacacacactgtaagagCTCTCTTTAAACggtaaacaatataaaacaatattattaatcaacaatttaatataaaaacttaATCATGCGTGGCACGGTGGTTAACACGGTGGtctccttacagcaagaaggtcgctggttcgagtctcagctgggtcagttggcatttctgtgtggagtttgcatgtactccccatgttggcgtgggtttcctccgggtgctccggtttcctccacagtccaaacacatgcactatagggaaactgatgaactaaattgaccgtagtgtatgagtgtgcatgggtttttccctgtactgggttgcagctggaagggctcagtgaaaaacactagctgtgcatattaACCCTTGTGTGACAGCACTATTTTTGACCCAACACCGCCTGTAGAGAAACGCTGCACAGGAGTGTGTGTTTGACGGCGCTATTTTTGACCCAgcagaggagtgtgtgtgtgtgtgtgtgtgtgtgtgtttaccacaGGAGTCGATGCTGTGCAGGATGGCTTTATCGATGCCCAGAGCTTTTCCCTCAAACTGAGACATGGCTGTTTTCCTGGACAGCAGAGCAGACGGCGTCTCTTCAGTTTCAGCTCCTCCGACCAGACACTCGGCCTGAGAATGACCCAGATCCAGATCCTGACCCAGACTGCTCCTGTCTGACACCTCGCAAACGCTGGATTCACCTTCGAAACTGCTCGGTTTGGGGAAGGATTTACGATCTGCGCTGGCTTTAGACgactaaagagagagagagaggcagattAATGCTACTACAGTTTGATCAGAACAGATCTTTCAattccagtttctttgcaaatcctgtcctGTGGACACGTTTAGATGTaatactatggagacatgttaatacgctgcTGTCAATCAACATCAGTGGGCGGGGAACACCCCACTGCTACATCATGTTGCAGTGAGCATCAAAATctctgggatttggatcctattttaacgtcaggaaataaaaacagagatttattgtgtttctatcactcaaGTATGACTTGAGACTACACACACTACAGCGTACAAaggttgattttcatcataggaaCCCTTTAAACATCATTAACTAGTAGAATAAGCTTACAGTAAAGTGCGACTGAAGCATTATTAATAGCTGTTCTCCATGTCTGAGAGTGAGTTATCTGCTGCACCTGGTCTTGTTTGCTCTGTGTGGTCAGCAGAAAGTGTTCGTCGTGAGGATCCTCCGCGTCTCCCTGAGAGCGATGCAGCAGTGATGTCATCTTCTGACCCACAATCCCGAACGCAGCCGGGTAGAATAACGTCATCGGAGCCTTGAAAATACATGGAAAAATGTTTGTTATGAAGAAATAATTGAAGATAAAGAGTTAAGAATCAAACGACCAAAGGTGAAAACAAACAGATCTGTGcggctcttaaagtgacagtacacTACATTTCTGCTGTCGACTGTTTTTATCATCAATCAGtccttcattttcttgttggcttagtccctttattaatccggggtcgccacagcggaatgaaccgccaacttatccagcaagtttttacgcagcggatgcccttccagctgcaacccatctctggaaaacattcaaacacaatcacacacacacactcatacactacggacaatttagcctacctaattcacctgtaccgcatgtgtttggactgtgagggaacctggaggaaacccacgcgaacgcagggagaacatgcaaactccacacagaaacaccaactgagccgaggctcgaaccagcggccttcttgctgtgaggtgacagcactacctactgcgccactgcctcgccccatcaTTATCAATCAAACAACAAAATCAACCACTGCTCTTGATCTTGAGTTTTGTAgcttaaaaagaaacaaattcaGTTTAATTCTTACAGTGAAGACGCTTAAAGCAGAGTTTGTTTCATTAGTACATTATTATtctgcagtatttttatttatattctctacagcatttattaagtATTATAATACATTAgtttaaatactgtagtgtttttgaccACTCTGACACCTCCAACAGAGATGTGCAATCAgcgaatttatttttttcttttatttatgtgcgatatattttttatcaccaaaaatgattgaggtaacATGTGTAGTACGATGAGTCGATATGAAGAGTTTCGTTGCAAAACGAGATTTTGACAAATGCTGGTTATTTGACaatattatttaagacatcaagagtcaagttcattcacaatttttgtacattcAACTCTTATCtggctcagtgaaggccaggaacacaacatttataaatccaggatattttttatttaattttaagtccgtaaatagttcataaataagtcaaaaaacatgctaaaatgcaacatattattcttaacattgtcaaacatcttaaattggtaacaaaaaacaatacatcataaatatatggaataatatatacgaatattgattaataataataataagattctgagttaggtttggccagaatgtacataacataactttttttttttttttttcaaaacgctATATATCCACCCTAGGCTATATTCTACAGTGATACCATTAAGAAAAGCTAGTGAATAGTTTTGTTTGATAAGATTAGTTAGATAAACGACTTGTAGCTTACAGAGTCCGCTACACAAGCTCGCCTCGCCccatcatatttaatgaattatttcactgtaatgataataataatagtagtaataataatagtaataataataatcataataatagtagtagtaataataataatagtaataataataataataataataatagtaataataataatcatgataatagtagtagtaataatagtaataataataataataataataatagtaataataataatcatgataatagtagtagtaataatagtaataataataatagtaataataatagtaataatagtaataataatattcataataatagtagtagtaataataataatcataattatagtagcagtaatgataataatagtaataataataatagtaataataataatcataattatagtagcagtaatgataataatagtaataataataatagtaat from Danio rerio strain Tuebingen ecotype United States chromosome 8, GRCz12tu, whole genome shotgun sequence includes:
- the actr8 gene encoding actin-related protein 8 isoform X1, producing the protein MLLVKMGFSAVVVHQESVCATFGSGLSSACVVDVGDQKTSVCCVEDGVSHRSSRLCLAYGGSDVTRCFFWLMQRAGFPYRDCQLGNKLDCVLLQQLKESFCHLDQDISGLQDHEFRTRFPDSPVLLYQLRLGDEKLQAPMTLFYPAAFGIVGQKMTSLLHRSQGDAEDPHDEHFLLTTQSKQDQSSKASADRKSFPKPSSFEGESSVCEVSDRSSLGQDLDLGHSQAECLVGGAETEETPSALLSRKTAMSQFEGKALGIDKAILHSIDSCASDETKRKMYSCILVVGGGLLFHGAQEFLQHRILNKMPPSFRCMVESVDVITRPKDTDARVCVWKGGSVLACLDTTQELWIHQREWQRFGVRMLRERAAFVW